The following are encoded in a window of Oncorhynchus keta strain PuntledgeMale-10-30-2019 chromosome 10, Oket_V2, whole genome shotgun sequence genomic DNA:
- the LOC127932384 gene encoding uncharacterized protein LOC127932384 isoform X27 → MINILYVGTLCPMINILYVGTLCPMINILYVGTLCPMINILYVGTLCPMINILYVGTLCPMINILYVGTLCPMINILYVGTLCPMINILYVGTLCPMINILYVGTLCPMINILYVGTLCPMINILYVGTLCPMINILYVGTLCPMINILYVGTLCPMINILYVGTLCPMINILYVGTLCPMINILYVGTLCPMINILYVGTLCPMINILYVGTLCPMINILYVGTLCPMINILYVGTLCPMINILYVGTLCPMINILYVGTLSYDKYTVCRYTVSYDKYTVCRYTVSYDKYTVCGYTVSYDKYTVCGYTVL, encoded by the exons atgataaatatactgtatgtgggtacactgtgtcctatgataaatatactgtatgtgggtacactgtgtcctatgataaatatactgtatgtgggtacactgtgtcctatgataaatatactgtatgtgggtacactgtgtcctatgataaatatactgtatgtaggtacactgtgtcctatgataaatatactgtatgtaggtacactgtgtcctatgataaatatactgtatgtaggtacactgtgtcctatgataaatatactgtatgtaggtacactgtgtcctatgataaatatactgtatgtgggtacactgtgtcctatgataaatatactgtatgtgggtacactgtgtcctatgataaatatactgtatgtgggtacactgtgtcctatgataaatatactgtatgtgggtacactgtgtcctatgataaatatactgtatgtgggtacactgtgtcctatgataaatatactgtatgtgggtacactgtgtcctatgataaatatactgtatgtag gtacactgtgtcctatgataaatatactgtatgtaggtacactgtgtcctatgataaatatactgtatgtaggtacactgtgtcctatgataaatatactgtatgtag gtacactgtgtcctatgataaatatactgtatgtaggtacactgtgtcctatgataaatatactgtatgtgggtacactgtgtcctatgataaatatactgtatgtgggtacactgtgtcctatgataaatatactgtatgtgg gtacactgtcctatgataaatatactgtatgtaggtacactgtgtcctatgataaatatactgtatgtaggtacactgtgtcctatgataaatatactgtatgtgggtacactgtgtcctatgataaatatactgtatgtgggtacactgtcctatga
- the LOC127932384 gene encoding uncharacterized protein LOC127932384 isoform X23 produces MINILYVGTLCPMINILYVGTLCPMINILYVGTLCPMINILYVGTLCPMINILYVGTLCPMINILYVGTLCPMINILYVGTLCPMINILYVGTLCPMINILYVGTLCPMINILYVGTLCPMINILYVGTLCPMINILYVGTLCPMINILYVGTLCPMINILYVGTLCPMINILYVGTLSYDKYTVCRYTVSYDKYTVCGYTVSYDKYTVCRYTVSYDKYTVCRYTVSYDKYTVCGYTVSYDKYTVCGYTVSYDKYTVCRYTVSYDKYTVCGYTVSYDKYTVCGYTVSYDKYTVCGYTVSYDKYTVCGYTVSYDKYTVCGYTHT; encoded by the exons atgataaatatactgtatgtgggtacactgtgtcctatgataaatatactgtatgtgggtacactgtgtcctatgataaatatactgtatgtgggtacactgtgtcctatgataaatatactgtatgtgggtacactgtgtcctatgataaatatactgtatgtaggtacactgtgtcctatgataaatatactgtatgtaggtacactgtgtcctatgataaatatactgtatgtaggtacactgtgtcctatgataaatatactgtatgtaggtacactgtgtcctatgataaatatactgtatgtgggtacactgtgtcctatgataaatatactgtatgtgggtacactgtgtcctatgataaatatactgtatgtgggtacactgtgtcctatgataaatatactgtatgtgggtacactgtgtcctatgataaatatactgtatgtgggtacactgtgtcctatgataaatatactgtatgtgggtacactgtgtcctatgataaatatactgtatgtaggtacactgtcctatgataaatatactgtatgtag gtacactgtgtcctatgataaatatactgtatgtgggtacactgtgtcctatgataaatatactgtatgtaggtacactgtgtcctatgataaatatactgtatgtag gtacactgtgtcctatgataaatatactgtatgtgggtacactgtgtcctatgataaatatactgtatgtgggtacactgtgtcctatgataaatatactgtatgtaggtacactgtgtcctatgataaatatactgtatgtgggtacactgtgtcctatgataaatatactgtatgtgggtacactgtgtcctatgataaatatactgtatgtgggtacactgtgtcctatgataaatatactgtatgtgggtacactgtgtcctatgataaatatactgtatgcgggtacacacacacataa
- the LOC127932384 gene encoding uncharacterized protein LOC127932384 isoform X10, translating to MINILYVGTLCPMINILYVGTLCPMINILYVGTLCPMINILYVGTLCPMINILYVGTLCPMINILYVGTLCPMINILYVGTLCPMINILYVGTLCPMINILYVGTLCPMINILYVGTLCPMINILYVGTLCPMINILYVGTLSYDKYTVCGYTVSYDKYTVCGYTVSYDKYTVCGYTVSYDKYTVCGYTVSYDKYTVCGYTVSYDKYTVCRYTVSYDKYTVCRYTVSYDKYTVCGYTVSYDKYTVCGYTVSYDKYTVCRYTVSYDKYTVCRYTVSYDKYTVCGYTVSYDKYTVCGYTVSYDKYTVCRYTVSYDKYTVCGYTVSYDKYTVCGYTVSYDKYTVCGYTVSYDKYTVCGYTVSYDKYTVCGYTHT from the exons atgataaatatactgtatgtgggtacactgtgtcctatgataaatatactgtatgtgggtacactgtgtcctatgataaatatactgtatgtgggtacactgtgtcctatgataaatatactgtatgtgggtacactgtgtcctatgataaatatactgtatgtaggtacactgtgtcctatgataaatatactgtatgtaggtacactgtgtcctatgataaatatactgtatgtaggtacactgtgtcctatgataaatatactgtatgtaggtacactgtgtcctatgataaatatactgtatgtgg gtacactgtgtcctatgataaatatactgtatgtaggtacactgtgtcctatgataaatatactgtatgtgggtacactgtgtcctatgataaatatactgtatgtgggtacactgtcctatgataaatatactgtatgtgggtacactgtgtcctatgataaatatactgtatgtgggtacactgtgtcctatgataaatatactgtatgtgggtacactgtgtcctatgataaatatactgtatgtgggtacactgtgtcctatgataaatatactgtatgtgggtacactgtgtcctatgataaatatactgtatgtaggtacactgtgtcctatgataaatatactgtatgtaggtacactgtgtcctatgataaatatactgtatgtgg gtacactgtgtcctatgataaatatactgtatgtgggtacactgtgtcctatgataaatatactgtatgtaggtacactgtgtcctatgataaatatactgtatgtag gtacactgtgtcctatgataaatatactgtatgtgggtacactgtgtcctatgataaatatactgtatgtgggtacactgtgtcctatgataaatatactgtatgtaggtacactgtgtcctatgataaatatactgtatgtgggtacactgtgtcctatgataaatatactgtatgtgggtacactgtgtcctatgataaatatactgtatgtgggtacactgtgtcctatgataaatatactgtatgtgggtacactgtgtcctatgataaatatactgtatgcgggtacacacacacataa
- the LOC127932384 gene encoding uncharacterized protein LOC127932384 isoform X6 — protein sequence MINILYVGTLCPMINILYVGTLCPMINILYVGTLCPMINILYVGTLCPMINILYVGTLCPMINILYVGTLCPMINILYVGTLCPMINILYVGTLCPMINILYVGTLCPMINILYVGTLCPMINILYVGTLCPMINILYVGTLCPMINILYVGTLCPMINILYVGTLCPMINILYVGTLCPMINILYVGTLCPMINILYVGTLCPMINILYVGTLCPMINILYVGTLCPMINILYVGTLCPMINILYVGTLCPMINILYVGTLCPMINILYVGTLCPMINILYVGTLCPMINILYVGTLCPMINILYVGTLSYDKYTVCGYTVSYDKYTVCGYTVSYDKYTVCGYTVSYDKYTVCGYTVSYDKYTVCGYTVSYDKYTVCRYTVSYDKYTVCRYTVL from the exons atgataaatatactgtatgtgggtacactgtgtcctatgataaatatactgtatgtgggtacactgtgtcctatgataaatatactgtatgtgggtacactgtgtcctatgataaatatactgtatgtgggtacactgtgtcctatgataaatatactgtatgtaggtacactgtgtcctatgataaatatactgtatgtaggtacactgtgtcctatgataaatatactgtatgtaggtacactgtgtcctatgataaatatactgtatgtaggtacactgtgtcctatgataaatatactgtatgtgggtacactgtgtcctatgataaatatactgtatgtgggtacactgtgtcctatgataaatatactgtatgtgggtacactgtgtcctatgataaatatactgtatgtgggtacactgtgtcctatgataaatatactgtatgtgggtacactgtgtcctatgataaatatactgtatgtgggtacactgtgtcctatgataaatatactgtatgtag gtacactgtgtcctatgataaatatactgtatgtaggtacactgtgtcctatgataaatatactgtatgtaggtacactgtgtcctatgataaatatactgtatgtag gtacactgtgtcctatgataaatatactgtatgtaggtacactgtgtcctatgataaatatactgtatgtgggtacactgtgtcctatgataaatatactgtatgtgggtacactgtgtcctatgataaatatactgtatgtgggtacactgtgtcctatgataaatatactgtatgtag gtacactgtgtcctatgataaatatactgtatgtaggtacactgtgtcctatgataaatatactgtatgtgggtacactgtgtcctatgataaatatactgtatgtgggtacactgtcctatgataaatatactgtatgtgggtacactgtgtcctatgataaatatactgtatgtgggtacactgtgtcctatgataaatatactgtatgtgggtacactgtgtcctatgataaatatactgtatgtgggtacactgtgtcctatgataaatatactgtatgtgggtacactgtgtcctatgataaatatactgtatgtaggtacactgtgtcctatgataaatatactgtatgtag gtacactgtcctatga
- the LOC127932384 gene encoding uncharacterized protein LOC127932384 isoform X7, translated as MINILYVGTLCPMINILYVGTLCPMINILYVGTLCPMINILYVGTLCPMINILYVGTLCPMINILYVGTLCPMINILYVGTLCPMINILYVGTLCPMINILYVGTLCPMINILYVGTLCPMINILYVGTLCPMINILYVGTLCPMINILYVGTLCPMINILYVGTLSYDKYTVCGYTVSYDKYTVCGYTVSYDKYTVCGYTVSYDKYTVCGYTVSYDKYTVCGYTVSYDKYTVCRYTVSYDKYTVCRYTVSYDKYTVCGYTVSYDKYTVCGYTVSYDKYTVCRYTVSYDKYTVCRYTVSYDKYTVCGYTVSYDKYTVCGYTVSYDKYTVCRYTVSYDKYTVCGYTVSYDKYTVCGYTVSYDKYTVCGYTVSYDKYTVCGYTVSYDKYTVCGYTHT; from the exons atgataaatatactgtatgtgggtacactgtgtcctatgataaatatactgtatgtgggtacactgtgtcctatgataaatatactgtatgtgggtacactgtgtcctatgataaatatactgtatgtgggtacactgtgtcctatgataaatatactgtatgtaggtacactgtgtcctatgataaatatactgtatgtaggtacactgtgtcctatgataaatatactgtatgtaggtacactgtgtcctatgataaatatactgtatgtaggtacactgtgtcctatgataaatatactgtatgtgg gtacactgtgtcctatgataaatatactgtatgtaggtacactgtgtcctatgataaatatactgtatgtgg gtacactgtgtcctatgataaatatactgtatgtaggtacactgtgtcctatgataaatatactgtatgtgggtacactgtgtcctatgataaatatactgtatgtgggtacactgtcctatgataaatatactgtatgtgggtacactgtgtcctatgataaatatactgtatgtgggtacactgtgtcctatgataaatatactgtatgtgggtacactgtgtcctatgataaatatactgtatgtgggtacactgtgtcctatgataaatatactgtatgtgggtacactgtgtcctatgataaatatactgtatgtaggtacactgtgtcctatgataaatatactgtatgtaggtacactgtgtcctatgataaatatactgtatgtgg gtacactgtgtcctatgataaatatactgtatgtgggtacactgtgtcctatgataaatatactgtatgtaggtacactgtgtcctatgataaatatactgtatgtag gtacactgtgtcctatgataaatatactgtatgtgggtacactgtgtcctatgataaatatactgtatgtgggtacactgtgtcctatgataaatatactgtatgtaggtacactgtgtcctatgataaatatactgtatgtgggtacactgtgtcctatgataaatatactgtatgtgggtacactgtgtcctatgataaatatactgtatgtgggtacactgtgtcctatgataaatatactgtatgtgggtacactgtgtcctatgataaatatactgtatgcgggtacacacacacataa
- the LOC127932384 gene encoding uncharacterized protein LOC127932384 isoform X13: MINILYVGTLCPMINILYVGTLCPMINILYVGTLCPMINILYVGTLCPMINILYVGTLCPMINILYVGTLCPMINILYVGTLCPMINILYVGTLCPMINILYVGTLCPMINILYVGTLCPMINILYVGTLSYDKYTVCGYTVSYDKYTVCGYTVSYDKYTVCGYTVSYDKYTVCGYTVSYDKYTVCGYTVSYDKYTVCRYTVSYDKYTVCRYTVSYDKYTVCGYTVSYDKYTVCGYTVSYDKYTVCRYTVSYDKYTVCRYTVSYDKYTVCGYTVSYDKYTVCGYTVSYDKYTVCRYTVSYDKYTVCGYTVSYDKYTVCGYTVSYDKYTVCGYTVSYDKYTVCGYTVSYDKYTVCGYTHT, encoded by the exons atgataaatatactgtatgtgggtacactgtgtcctatgataaatatactgtatgtgggtacactgtgtcctatgataaatatactgtatgtgggtacactgtgtcctatgataaatatactgtatgtgggtacactgtgtcctatgataaatatactgtatgtaggtacactgtgtcctatgataaatatactgtatgtaggtacactgtgtcctatgataaatatactgtatgtaggtacactgtgtcctatgataaatatactgtatgtag gtacactgtgtcctatgataaatatactgtatgtaggtacactgtgtcctatgataaatatactgtatgtgggtacactgtgtcctatgataaatatactgtatgtgggtacactgtcctatgataaatatactgtatgtgggtacactgtgtcctatgataaatatactgtatgtgggtacactgtgtcctatgataaatatactgtatgtgggtacactgtgtcctatgataaatatactgtatgtgggtacactgtgtcctatgataaatatactgtatgtgggtacactgtgtcctatgataaatatactgtatgtaggtacactgtgtcctatgataaatatactgtatgtaggtacactgtgtcctatgataaatatactgtatgtgg gtacactgtgtcctatgataaatatactgtatgtgggtacactgtgtcctatgataaatatactgtatgtaggtacactgtgtcctatgataaatatactgtatgtag gtacactgtgtcctatgataaatatactgtatgtgggtacactgtgtcctatgataaatatactgtatgtgggtacactgtgtcctatgataaatatactgtatgtaggtacactgtgtcctatgataaatatactgtatgtgggtacactgtgtcctatgataaatatactgtatgtgggtacactgtgtcctatgataaatatactgtatgtgggtacactgtgtcctatgataaatatactgtatgtgggtacactgtgtcctatgataaatatactgtatgcgggtacacacacacataa
- the LOC127932384 gene encoding uncharacterized protein LOC127932384 isoform X14, with the protein MINILYVGTLCPMINILYVGTLCPMINILYVGTLCPMINILYVGTLCPMINILYVGTLCPMINILYVGTLCPMINILYVGTLCPMINILYVGTLCPMINILYVGTLCPMINILYVGTLCPMINILYVGTLCPMINILYVGTLCPMINILYVGTLCPMINILYVGTLCPMINILYVGTLSYDKYTVCRYTVSYDKYTVCRYTVSYDKYTVCRYTVSYDKYTVCGYTVSYDKYTVCRYTVSYDKYTVCRYTVSYDKYTVCGYTVSYDKYTVCGYTVSYDKYTVCRYTVSYDKYTVCGYTVSYDKYTVCGYTVSYDKYTVCGYTVSYDKYTVCGYTVSYDKYTVCGYTHT; encoded by the exons atgataaatatactgtatgtgggtacactgtgtcctatgataaatatactgtatgtgggtacactgtgtcctatgataaatatactgtatgtgggtacactgtgtcctatgataaatatactgtatgtgggtacactgtgtcctatgataaatatactgtatgtaggtacactgtgtcctatgataaatatactgtatgtaggtacactgtgtcctatgataaatatactgtatgtaggtacactgtgtcctatgataaatatactgtatgtaggtacactgtgtcctatgataaatatactgtatgtgggtacactgtgtcctatgataaatatactgtatgtgggtacactgtgtcctatgataaatatactgtatgtgggtacactgtgtcctatgataaatatactgtatgtgggtacactgtgtcctatgataaatatactgtatgtgggtacactgtgtcctatgataaatatactgtatgtgggtacactgtgtcctatgataaatatactgtatgtaggtacactgtcctatgataaatatactgtatgtaggtacactgtgtcctatgataaatatactgtatgtaggtacactgtgtcctatgataaatatactgtatgtag gtacactgtgtcctatgataaatatactgtatgtgggtacactgtgtcctatgataaatatactgtatgtaggtacactgtgtcctatgataaatatactgtatgtag gtacactgtgtcctatgataaatatactgtatgtgggtacactgtgtcctatgataaatatactgtatgtgggtacactgtgtcctatgataaatatactgtatgtaggtacactgtgtcctatgataaatatactgtatgtgggtacactgtgtcctatgataaatatactgtatgtgggtacactgtgtcctatgataaatatactgtatgtgggtacactgtgtcctatgataaatatactgtatgtgggtacactgtgtcctatgataaatatactgtatgcgggtacacacacacataa
- the LOC127932384 gene encoding uncharacterized protein LOC127932384 isoform X28: protein MINILYVGTLCPMINILYVGTLCPMINILYVGTLCPMINILYVGTLCPMINILYVGTLCPMINILYVGTLCPMINILYVGTLCPMINILYVGTLCPMINILYVGTLCPMINILYVGTLCPMINILYVGTLCPMINILYVGTLCPMINILYVGTLCPMINILYVGTLCPMINILYVGTLSYDKYTVCRYTVSYDKYTVCRYTVSYDKYTVCRYTVSYDKYTVCGYTVSYDKYTVCGYTVSYDKYTVCRYTVSYDKYTVCGYTVSYDKYTVCGYTVSYDKYTVCGYTVSYDKYTVCGYTVSYDKYTVCGYTHT, encoded by the exons atgataaatatactgtatgtgggtacactgtgtcctatgataaatatactgtatgtgggtacactgtgtcctatgataaatatactgtatgtgggtacactgtgtcctatgataaatatactgtatgtgggtacactgtgtcctatgataaatatactgtatgtaggtacactgtgtcctatgataaatatactgtatgtaggtacactgtgtcctatgataaatatactgtatgtaggtacactgtgtcctatgataaatatactgtatgtaggtacactgtgtcctatgataaatatactgtatgtgggtacactgtgtcctatgataaatatactgtatgtgggtacactgtgtcctatgataaatatactgtatgtgggtacactgtgtcctatgataaatatactgtatgtgggtacactgtgtcctatgataaatatactgtatgtgggtacactgtgtcctatgataaatatactgtatgtgggtacactgtgtcctatgataaatatactgtatgtaggtacactgtcctatgataaatatactgtatgtaggtacactgtgtcctatgataaatatactgtatgtaggtacactgtgtcctatgataaatatactgtatgtag gtacactgtgtcctatgataaatatactgtatgtgggtacactgtgtcctatgataaatatactgtatgtgggtacactgtgtcctatgataaatatactgtatgtaggtacactgtgtcctatgataaatatactgtatgtgggtacactgtgtcctatgataaatatactgtatgtgggtacactgtgtcctatgataaatatactgtatgtgggtacactgtgtcctatgataaatatactgtatgtgggtacactgtgtcctatgataaatatactgtatgcgggtacacacacacataa
- the LOC127932384 gene encoding uncharacterized protein LOC127932384 isoform X21, which produces MINILYVGTLCPMINILYVGTLCPMINILYVGTLCPMINILYVGTLCPMINILYVGTLCPMINILYVGTLCPMINILYVGTLCPMINILYVGTLCPMINILYVGTLCPMINILYVGTLCPMINILYVGTLCPMINILYVGTLCPMINILYVGTLCPMINILYVGTLCPMINILYVGTLSYDKYTVCRYTVSYDKYTVCRYTVSYDKYTVCRYTVSYDKYTVCRYTVSYDKYTVCRYTVSYDKYTVCGYTVSYDKYTVCGYTVSYDKYTVCGYTVSYDKYTVCRYTVSYDKYTVCRYTVSYDKYTVCGYTVSYDKYTVCGYTVL; this is translated from the exons atgataaatatactgtatgtgggtacactgtgtcctatgataaatatactgtatgtgggtacactgtgtcctatgataaatatactgtatgtgggtacactgtgtcctatgataaatatactgtatgtgggtacactgtgtcctatgataaatatactgtatgtaggtacactgtgtcctatgataaatatactgtatgtaggtacactgtgtcctatgataaatatactgtatgtaggtacactgtgtcctatgataaatatactgtatgtaggtacactgtgtcctatgataaatatactgtatgtgggtacactgtgtcctatgataaatatactgtatgtgggtacactgtgtcctatgataaatatactgtatgtgggtacactgtgtcctatgataaatatactgtatgtgggtacactgtgtcctatgataaatatactgtatgtgggtacactgtgtcctatgataaatatactgtatgtgggtacactgtgtcctatgataaatatactgtatgtaggtacactgtcctatgataaatatactgtatgtaggtacactgtgtcctatgataaatatactgtatgtaggtacactgtgtcctatgataaatatactgtatgtaggtacactgtgtcctatgataaatatactgtatgtag gtacactgtgtcctatgataaatatactgtatgtaggtacactgtgtcctatgataaatatactgtatgtgggtacactgtgtcctatgataaatatactgtatgtgggtacactgtgtcctatgataaatatactgtatgtgggtacactgtgtcctatgataaatatactgtatgtag gtacactgtgtcctatgataaatatactgtatgtaggtacactgtgtcctatgataaatatactgtatgtgggtacactgtgtcctatgataaatatactgtatgtgggtacactgtcctatga